One part of the Leptotrichia sp. oral taxon 223 genome encodes these proteins:
- a CDS encoding replication initiation protein, translated as MNEIVKYKNDFNNQELRKFTAEELNLLMTILHKVRDNGTKILNFSFNELKRLIRLEKNVTIKEFSKTIINVNKKLLALNYTFQTEELIIQFALFQEFVINTKTQNLTIAVSERFKFLLNEFEPGNWTRFELEEFVRLKSSYTKEFYRRMKQFRSTGFWSVNLDEFKRLMDIPVNYRMCDIDVKVLKPIQKELKEKYGLKIQKTYNTKGRGRPAVSGFIFTFLKEEPQSREIKEEKKEIKTPADFFIHRKVRMMDGVTGMFNTLTIKSINEQKNGMVVVKIQNVDDFYEQNFNFNSMEHFENWFRKYVI; from the coding sequence TTGAATGAAATTGTAAAATATAAAAATGATTTTAATAATCAGGAGCTTAGAAAATTTACAGCTGAAGAATTAAATTTATTAATGACAATTCTTCATAAAGTAAGGGATAATGGGACTAAAATTTTGAATTTTTCATTTAATGAGTTAAAAAGACTTATAAGGCTTGAAAAAAATGTGACAATAAAAGAATTTTCAAAAACAATAATAAATGTTAATAAAAAGCTGCTTGCATTAAATTATACTTTTCAAACAGAAGAGCTTATAATTCAATTTGCTCTTTTTCAGGAATTTGTAATAAATACTAAAACACAAAATTTAACAATTGCAGTAAGTGAGAGGTTTAAATTTTTACTAAATGAGTTTGAACCTGGCAATTGGACAAGATTTGAACTGGAAGAGTTTGTCAGATTAAAGTCAAGCTACACCAAAGAGTTTTACAGAAGAATGAAGCAGTTTAGAAGTACAGGTTTCTGGAGCGTTAATTTAGATGAATTTAAAAGATTAATGGACATTCCTGTAAATTATCGAATGTGTGATATTGATGTAAAAGTCTTAAAGCCGATACAAAAGGAACTTAAAGAAAAGTACGGATTAAAAATTCAGAAAACGTATAACACAAAAGGAAGAGGACGTCCTGCCGTGTCAGGCTTCATTTTTACATTTCTGAAAGAAGAACCACAGTCCAGAGAAATTAAGGAAGAGAAAAAAGAAATTAAAACACCTGCCGACTTTTTCATTCACAGAAAAGTCAGAATGATGGATGGAGTAACTGGAATGTTTAATACCTTGACAATAAAGTCAATAAATGAACAGAAGAATGGAATGGTAGTTGTTAAAATTCAGAATGTTGATGATTTTTATGAGCAGAATTTTAACTTTAACAGCATGGAACATTTTGAGAACTGGTTCAGGAAATATGTGATATAA
- a CDS encoding type II toxin-antitoxin system RelE/ParE family toxin, which produces MGRTVKYKIIPTPHFVKNFSKLDEFVKKRIKIYLENIAEDPRSKGKMLKANRKGQWRYRIGNYRVIVNIQDENLVVLALEVGHRKNIYNS; this is translated from the coding sequence ATGGGAAGAACTGTAAAATATAAAATAATCCCAACTCCACATTTCGTAAAAAACTTTAGCAAACTAGATGAATTTGTAAAAAAAAGAATAAAAATTTATTTAGAAAATATTGCAGAAGATCCACGCAGTAAAGGAAAAATGTTGAAAGCAAATAGAAAAGGACAATGGAGATACAGAATAGGAAATTACAGAGTTATTGTAAATATCCAAGATGAAAATTTAGTAGTATTAGCGTTAGAAGTAGGACATAGAAAAAATATTTATAATAGTTAA
- the relB gene encoding type II toxin-antitoxin system RelB family antitoxin has protein sequence MASISLKVSDMEKKFLQSMAQFEGVTLSELIKSKVFDSLEDEYDAKIADLRLSEYESYLKNGGEVLKWEEL, from the coding sequence ATGGCTTCCATAAGTTTAAAAGTGTCCGATATGGAAAAAAAATTTTTGCAAAGCATGGCACAATTTGAAGGAGTTACATTGTCAGAGTTAATAAAATCAAAAGTGTTTGACTCACTGGAAGATGAATATGATGCCAAAATAGCAGATTTAAGATTATCAGAATATGAAAGTTATTTGAAAAATGGAGGAGAAGTTTTAAAATGGGAAGAACTGTAA
- a CDS encoding recombinase family protein: MKFGYARVSTAKQDLTRQIASLENAGCDEVYCDIQSGKNMKRAELQKILSKIRENDTFVVTDIDRLGRNFTEVTELYTKLKDMKVNIAVINQELLNHNVNDRKDEIVNVVVIPLLIYLAERERSILIERINDGIKNMPLGKSGKRYSRKTGNVIGRPVKVLNLSKEEQDMLKRVRNKEISVKSFCRFMQISRSSYYKYYKNSYLD, from the coding sequence ATGAAATTTGGATATGCAAGAGTAAGCACGGCAAAGCAGGATTTGACACGGCAGATAGCATCGCTTGAAAATGCTGGCTGTGATGAAGTTTATTGTGATATACAGAGCGGAAAAAATATGAAGAGGGCTGAACTGCAGAAAATTTTGTCAAAAATTCGGGAAAATGATACGTTTGTTGTTACAGATATTGACAGGCTTGGGCGTAATTTTACAGAAGTTACTGAGCTTTATACAAAGCTTAAGGATATGAAAGTTAATATTGCTGTAATCAATCAGGAACTTTTAAATCATAATGTGAATGATAGAAAAGATGAAATTGTAAATGTTGTTGTGATTCCTCTCCTGATATATTTGGCTGAAAGAGAGCGGAGCATTTTAATTGAAAGAATAAATGATGGAATTAAAAATATGCCGCTTGGAAAATCAGGGAAAAGATACAGCAGGAAAACTGGAAATGTAATTGGACGGCCAGTTAAAGTCTTAAATCTTTCAAAAGAGGAGCAGGATATGTTAAAGCGAGTACGGAATAAGGAAATAAGTGTAAAAAGTTTTTGCAGGTTTATGCAAATAAGTAGATCTTCGTATTATAAATATTACAAGAACAGTTATCTTGATTAA
- a CDS encoding type IV toxin-antitoxin system AbiEi family antitoxin domain-containing protein — translation MIQKEILLKEINKNNGIITTKDALKLGIYKNVLKELTEKKEIIKIANGLYGLPNEEIDEYIYFSHRVPKGVFSHETAAYLQGLSTRMPLIYVMTVPVGDNVSRIKSIKDNIIFKYSKKDYYDIGKTSITNPFGRKIFIYDKERTILDLIKNKNRVDANVFSEAMKLYFRDNDRDLLKMSKYAIYMNMEEQLKQYTEVLL, via the coding sequence ATGATTCAGAAGGAAATTTTACTAAAAGAAATTAATAAAAATAATGGGATTATTACTACTAAAGATGCTTTAAAACTGGGTATTTACAAAAATGTATTGAAAGAATTGACTGAAAAAAAAGAGATTATAAAAATAGCAAACGGACTATATGGACTTCCAAACGAAGAAATAGATGAGTATATTTATTTTTCCCATAGAGTTCCGAAAGGAGTTTTTTCTCATGAAACAGCAGCCTACTTGCAAGGGTTATCTACCAGAATGCCACTCATTTATGTAATGACTGTTCCAGTTGGAGATAATGTGAGCAGAATTAAGTCAATAAAGGACAATATTATTTTTAAGTACAGCAAAAAAGATTATTATGATATTGGTAAGACAAGCATAACGAATCCTTTTGGCAGAAAAATTTTTATCTATGATAAGGAAAGAACGATATTAGATCTTATCAAAAACAAAAACAGAGTAGACGCTAATGTATTCAGTGAAGCTATGAAGTTGTATTTTAGAGATAATGACAGAGATTTATTAAAGATGTCTAAATATGCTATCTATATGAATATGGAAGAACAGTTAAAACAATATACGGAGGTATTATTATGA
- a CDS encoding sigma factor-like helix-turn-helix DNA-binding protein — translation MKKNKSKKVINHILRANKAIMAAQEELRKEVEEQGKIIDSHSKDIAELQNKVIEMRDNAIVLELKYLSGKEVAEKYNLSPGRISQIKKEISQKKTN, via the coding sequence ATGAAAAAAAATAAAAGTAAAAAAGTAATAAATCATATTTTAAGAGCCAATAAAGCAATAATGGCAGCACAAGAAGAATTAAGAAAAGAGGTTGAAGAACAAGGTAAAATAATAGACAGTCATTCTAAAGATATAGCAGAATTGCAAAATAAAGTAATAGAAATGAGAGATAATGCTATTGTTTTAGAATTAAAATATCTCTCAGGGAAAGAAGTTGCTGAAAAATATAACTTATCTCCAGGAAGAATATCACAAATAAAAAAAGAAATATCTCAAAAAAAAACAAATTAA
- a CDS encoding Abi family protein: MGTKPFKKYEEQLDIMKKRGLIIKDDEIVLKKLKRENYYNIINGYKDFFLDEQATLSKCEDVFEKGTTFEDISTLYDFDTEIRLLFLKNILKIENIFKTKISYFFEKKYTTQDFNYLNINNYNDAKKEDAARVIAEISNVIKNSLSQNYSGGKQIQHYINIHKNLPLWVLSKQLTFGNISYLYSSLEKDIQKEICNEIAEEFEKEYEKSVIIDEKNMEQIIKFINAIRNMCAHNDRIYNVLIRKNGNIPKIQHSHLNNIFNSRIFDVLIILKLFITKEEFYTLLTELEKNLKNLEKLYNSNVFGKILNETGIPKNWKNIVGDVLFWEKIYETTLSLEGEQQIIHIYIESGNKIEKEVTINDIIEKYENSKIERFLCIHNINTDSYYFELKILKIFNRKKEELKTFSYNFCDEKKKFFEEKKESNFKEIPSEKFEKIAESFKITPYDLKKILILISERELKTVIDICQNDNNC; this comes from the coding sequence ATGGGAACAAAACCATTTAAAAAATACGAAGAACAATTAGATATTATGAAAAAAAGAGGACTAATAATAAAAGATGATGAAATAGTTTTAAAAAAATTAAAAAGAGAAAACTATTATAATATAATAAATGGCTATAAAGATTTTTTTTTAGATGAACAGGCGACATTATCAAAATGTGAAGATGTATTCGAAAAAGGGACAACATTTGAAGACATTAGTACACTGTACGATTTTGATACAGAAATAAGACTTTTATTTTTAAAAAACATTTTGAAAATAGAAAATATTTTCAAAACAAAAATTTCTTATTTTTTTGAAAAAAAATATACTACACAAGATTTCAATTATCTTAATATAAACAATTATAATGATGCCAAAAAAGAAGATGCTGCAAGAGTAATTGCTGAAATATCAAATGTAATAAAAAATAGCCTTTCTCAAAATTATTCTGGTGGAAAACAAATACAACATTACATTAATATACATAAAAATCTTCCGTTATGGGTTTTATCTAAACAACTAACATTTGGAAATATATCATATTTGTACTCTTCATTAGAAAAAGATATACAAAAAGAAATTTGTAATGAAATAGCTGAAGAGTTTGAAAAAGAATATGAAAAATCTGTTATAATTGATGAAAAAAATATGGAACAAATTATAAAATTTATAAATGCTATAAGAAATATGTGTGCTCATAATGATAGGATATACAATGTTTTAATAAGAAAAAACGGAAATATACCAAAGATACAACATTCTCATTTAAATAATATTTTTAATTCAAGAATATTTGATGTTTTAATAATTTTAAAATTGTTCATTACAAAAGAAGAATTTTATACATTGTTAACAGAATTGGAAAAAAATTTAAAAAATTTAGAAAAACTTTATAATTCAAATGTATTTGGAAAAATTTTAAATGAAACAGGCATTCCTAAAAATTGGAAAAATATCGTGGGAGATGTTCTATTTTGGGAAAAAATCTATGAAACTACTCTTAGTTTAGAAGGAGAACAACAGATTATACATATATATATAGAGTCTGGAAATAAAATAGAAAAAGAAGTAACAATAAATGATATTATAGAAAAATATGAAAATTCAAAAATTGAAAGATTTCTTTGTATTCACAATATAAATACAGATTCATATTATTTTGAATTAAAAATTTTAAAAATTTTTAATAGAAAAAAAGAAGAACTAAAAACTTTTTCTTATAACTTTTGTGATGAGAAGAAAAAATTTTTTGAAGAAAAAAAAGAATCTAATTTTAAAGAAATTCCTTCTGAAAAGTTTGAAAAGATTGCAGAATCATTTAAAATAACTCCATATGATTTAAAAAAAATCTTAATATTAATTTCTGAAAGAGAATTAAAAACAGTTATTGATATTTGCCAAAATGACAATAATTGTTAA